A stretch of the Actinoalloteichus fjordicus genome encodes the following:
- a CDS encoding TadA family conjugal transfer-associated ATPase has product MDAELVDRVRRRLAELDTMITPAVVAEAIRREAGGVLGDTEVLHALRLLRDELVGAGPLEGLLRQPDVTDILVTGPGEVWVDRGGGLTRASIRFADEHAVRRLAHRLAAAAGRRLDDAQPFVDAWLPACLGIGDVRLHAVIPPISAGGTCLSLRVLRPAVHDLPTLTAMGTFSSEVEGLLRALIAARLAFVVVGGTGSGKSTLLGALLGIVPAAERVVCVEDAGELRPDHPHFVSLLARPPNVEGAGAVTLRDLVRQALRMRPDRLVVGEVRGPEICDLLAAFNTGHDGGSGTMHANSPGEVPARMEALAALGGLDRPALHSQLAAAVQVVLHMARGPAGSRRLESIGLLRRDGDQIRVIDAWRRDGEPAPGHVALRRLLHGRGAQTPW; this is encoded by the coding sequence GTGGACGCCGAGCTGGTGGATCGGGTTCGGCGCAGACTAGCCGAACTCGACACCATGATCACCCCGGCCGTCGTTGCCGAGGCGATCCGGCGCGAGGCGGGCGGCGTCCTCGGCGACACCGAGGTGCTGCACGCCTTGCGACTGCTGCGAGACGAACTCGTCGGCGCGGGCCCGCTCGAGGGCCTGTTGAGACAGCCCGACGTGACGGACATCCTGGTCACCGGGCCAGGTGAGGTGTGGGTCGATCGCGGAGGCGGGCTGACCCGCGCATCGATCCGGTTCGCCGACGAACACGCCGTTCGGCGGCTCGCCCATCGGCTCGCGGCCGCGGCAGGCCGCAGGCTCGACGACGCACAGCCCTTCGTCGACGCGTGGCTACCTGCCTGTCTCGGTATCGGAGACGTTCGACTGCACGCCGTCATCCCGCCGATCTCGGCAGGCGGGACCTGTCTGTCGCTGCGAGTGCTCCGGCCTGCCGTGCACGATCTGCCGACCCTGACCGCGATGGGCACCTTCTCGTCCGAGGTGGAGGGACTGCTGCGGGCACTGATCGCGGCTCGTCTCGCCTTCGTCGTCGTCGGCGGCACCGGCTCGGGAAAGAGCACGCTGCTCGGCGCACTGCTCGGCATCGTGCCCGCCGCCGAGCGAGTGGTGTGCGTCGAAGACGCGGGTGAGCTTCGACCAGACCACCCGCACTTCGTCTCGCTGCTCGCTCGGCCGCCCAACGTCGAGGGTGCTGGGGCGGTGACCTTGCGGGACCTCGTTCGACAGGCGCTGCGGATGCGGCCGGACCGATTGGTGGTCGGCGAGGTCAGAGGGCCGGAGATCTGCGATCTTCTCGCTGCGTTCAACACCGGCCACGACGGTGGATCGGGGACCATGCACGCCAACTCACCGGGGGAGGTTCCCGCACGGATGGAGGCCTTGGCCGCGTTGGGCGGGCTCGATCGGCCTGCGTTGCACAGTCAGCTTGCCGCGGCGGTGCAGGTGGTGCTGCACATGGCGAGGGGGCCTGCAGGCTCTCGGCGACTCGAGTCGATCGGCCTGCTGCGGCGCGACGGCGATCAGATTCGGGTGATCGACGCGTGGCGTCGAGACGGCGAGCCCGCACCTGGCCATGTCGCCTTGCGCAGGCTGCTGCACGGCAGGGGAGCGCAGACGCCATGGTGA
- a CDS encoding DEAD/DEAH box helicase — MTVGERGHALLERVTIGMPSEASPLTHVAQLPDRPERQTDWPDWVPPALVDALGDSGVSRPWSHQRAAADAAWAGDHVVVATGTASGKSLAYQLPVLSGLLHDPKATALYLAPTKALCSDQLRAVRALGFDEIGAARYDGDTSQVERDWARSHARWLFSNPDMVHRGILPQHERWTRLFRRLRYVVVDECHAYRGVFGSHVSLLLRRLRRVARHYGADPVFVLASATVAEPEVFASRLTGASCVAVTDDGSPRGGRTVALWEPPLLPEITGENGAPIRRSAGAETAGLLADLVLQGARTLAFVRSRRGAETTALQARRLVAEVDPTAADRIAAYRAGYLAEDRRALEQALSAGELLGVATTNALELGIDISGLDAVVIAGYPGTLASFWQQAGRAGRRGDGALVVFIARDDPMDTYLVHHPDALLSSPVEAAVLDPGNPYVAGPQLACAAAELPLTEASLTELAGADGPAIAEGLVADGLLRRRKTGWFWTQQRRPHHDVDIRGAGGEQIVVVEGDTARLLGTVDPVAACHTVHPGAVYLHQGESFVVDELHLADGIALVHAEAPDWTTSARETVDISVVRELFRRTYAGGVTVCLGEVDVTSQVVGYLRRLPSGQVLDQVALDLPEHRLHTRAVWYSMHDELLHGRAPGGAGLDPARTPGALHAAEHAAIGLLPLFATCDRWDIGGVSTAFHEQTGEATVFVHDGHAGGAGFADRGFAALVPWLSATREAISACECPAGCPSCVQSPKCGNGNEPLDKAGSVLVLDAVLSVIGSADDAR; from the coding sequence ATGACTGTGGGTGAGCGTGGGCACGCCCTGCTCGAACGGGTCACGATCGGGATGCCGAGCGAGGCCTCGCCGCTGACTCACGTCGCCCAGCTGCCCGACCGCCCCGAGCGTCAGACCGATTGGCCCGACTGGGTTCCCCCGGCACTCGTCGACGCGCTCGGCGACAGCGGCGTCTCCCGACCGTGGAGCCATCAGCGAGCCGCCGCCGACGCGGCCTGGGCGGGCGACCACGTCGTGGTGGCCACGGGAACGGCGTCCGGGAAGTCGCTGGCCTACCAGCTCCCGGTGCTGTCCGGCCTGTTGCACGACCCGAAGGCGACGGCGCTGTATCTCGCGCCCACCAAGGCACTGTGCTCCGACCAGCTCCGCGCCGTCCGCGCACTCGGCTTCGACGAGATCGGCGCGGCCCGGTATGACGGTGACACCTCCCAGGTCGAACGAGACTGGGCCCGGTCGCACGCACGCTGGCTCTTCAGCAACCCGGACATGGTGCATCGAGGGATCCTGCCGCAGCATGAACGCTGGACCCGGCTGTTTCGCAGGCTTCGCTATGTCGTCGTGGACGAGTGCCATGCCTACCGAGGCGTCTTCGGCTCACATGTCTCGCTGCTGCTGCGAAGGCTGCGTCGGGTCGCCCGCCACTACGGCGCCGATCCCGTATTCGTGCTGGCCTCCGCCACTGTCGCCGAGCCAGAGGTCTTCGCCTCCCGGCTCACCGGAGCGTCCTGCGTCGCCGTGACCGACGACGGCTCCCCGCGTGGCGGTCGGACCGTGGCCCTGTGGGAACCGCCGCTGCTCCCGGAGATCACCGGCGAGAACGGCGCCCCCATCCGACGGTCGGCAGGCGCCGAGACGGCCGGGCTCTTGGCCGACCTGGTGCTACAGGGCGCCCGCACCCTCGCCTTCGTCCGGTCCAGACGCGGGGCGGAGACCACCGCACTGCAAGCCAGGCGGCTGGTCGCCGAGGTCGATCCCACTGCGGCAGACCGGATCGCCGCATATCGGGCCGGTTATCTCGCGGAGGACCGCCGAGCGCTCGAACAGGCGCTCTCCGCCGGCGAACTGCTCGGTGTGGCGACGACCAACGCCCTCGAGCTCGGCATCGACATCAGCGGTCTCGACGCGGTCGTGATCGCGGGCTATCCGGGGACCCTGGCGTCGTTCTGGCAGCAGGCCGGGCGGGCGGGCAGACGGGGCGACGGTGCACTCGTGGTGTTCATCGCGCGAGACGACCCGATGGACACCTACCTCGTGCACCACCCCGATGCGCTGCTGAGCAGTCCCGTCGAGGCGGCCGTGCTGGACCCCGGCAACCCCTACGTGGCGGGCCCGCAACTCGCCTGCGCCGCCGCCGAACTCCCGCTCACCGAGGCGTCCCTCACCGAACTGGCGGGCGCGGACGGGCCTGCCATCGCGGAGGGCCTTGTCGCCGACGGACTGCTGCGACGCAGGAAGACGGGATGGTTCTGGACACAGCAACGACGACCACATCATGACGTCGACATTCGCGGCGCGGGCGGGGAGCAGATCGTCGTCGTCGAGGGCGACACCGCACGGCTGCTCGGCACCGTAGACCCGGTGGCCGCCTGCCACACCGTGCACCCCGGCGCCGTCTATCTGCACCAGGGCGAGTCCTTCGTGGTGGACGAACTCCATCTCGCCGACGGCATCGCGCTCGTGCACGCGGAGGCACCGGACTGGACGACGTCGGCCCGGGAGACCGTCGACATCTCGGTCGTCCGCGAGCTTTTTCGTCGCACCTACGCTGGCGGAGTGACCGTGTGTCTCGGCGAGGTCGACGTGACCTCGCAGGTGGTCGGGTACCTGCGCAGGCTGCCGTCTGGTCAGGTGCTGGACCAGGTCGCGCTCGACCTTCCCGAGCATCGACTCCACACCAGAGCCGTCTGGTACTCGATGCACGACGAGTTGTTACACGGCCGCGCGCCGGGGGGCGCCGGACTTGATCCGGCGCGCACTCCCGGCGCGCTGCACGCAGCCGAGCATGCGGCGATCGGCCTGTTGCCGTTGTTCGCCACCTGCGATCGCTGGGACATCGGCGGCGTGTCCACCGCCTTCCACGAACAGACCGGTGAAGCGACGGTGTTCGTACATGACGGTCACGCTGGAGGAGCTGGTTTCGCCGATCGCGGCTTCGCCGCACTGGTCCCTTGGCTGTCCGCCACTCGAGAGGCGATCTCAGCCTGCGAGTGCCCGGCCGGTTGCCCGTCCTGTGTTCAATCGCCCAAGTGCGGGAATGGCAACGAACCTCTGGACAAGGCCGGCTCTGTACTGGTTCTGGACGCGGTGCTCTCAGTCATCGGTTCGGCGGACGACGCCCGCTGA
- a CDS encoding HAD-IB family hydrolase, which produces MTAQDTVERSDSPTRIAAFFDLDKTVIAKSSTLAFSRPFFQQGLINRRAVLKSAYAQFLMLAGADEDQLDRMRAHITSLCTGWDVAQVRAIVEETLHDVVDPLVYKEATQLIADHREQGHDVVLVSSSGEEVVEPIARMLDITHFAGTRMTVADGLYTGELDFFCHGRQKAAALTAIAERNGYRLADSHAYSDSISDLPFLEAVGHPTAVNPDRALRKEVVQRGWPMLTFDHTVSLRARIPTPSGTAVTAAAIGLSAVAAAGVAWYGHRRLRRRRGN; this is translated from the coding sequence GTGACGGCTCAGGACACGGTCGAACGGAGCGACTCCCCGACGCGGATCGCCGCCTTCTTCGATCTCGACAAGACGGTGATCGCGAAGTCGAGCACGCTCGCCTTCAGCAGACCGTTCTTTCAGCAGGGGCTGATCAACCGTCGAGCGGTGCTCAAGAGCGCCTACGCACAGTTCCTCATGCTCGCGGGTGCCGACGAGGACCAGCTGGATCGGATGCGGGCTCACATCACCTCCCTCTGCACTGGCTGGGACGTCGCGCAGGTCCGGGCGATCGTGGAAGAGACACTGCACGACGTCGTCGACCCGCTCGTCTACAAGGAGGCGACCCAGCTGATCGCCGACCACCGCGAGCAGGGACACGACGTGGTGCTGGTGTCCTCCTCCGGCGAGGAGGTCGTCGAGCCGATCGCCAGGATGCTCGACATCACGCACTTCGCAGGAACCCGGATGACCGTGGCCGACGGGCTGTACACGGGCGAACTCGACTTCTTCTGCCATGGCAGGCAGAAGGCTGCGGCCTTGACCGCCATCGCCGAGCGCAACGGCTATCGCCTCGCCGACTCCCATGCGTACTCGGACTCGATCAGCGACCTGCCGTTCCTGGAGGCGGTCGGGCACCCGACGGCCGTCAACCCCGATCGCGCGCTGCGCAAGGAAGTGGTTCAGCGCGGCTGGCCGATGCTGACCTTCGATCACACCGTGTCACTGCGAGCCCGGATTCCCACGCCCTCGGGTACCGCCGTCACGGCTGCGGCCATCGGACTCAGTGCCGTCGCGGCGGCCGGAGTCGCCTGGTACGGACATCGACGCCTTCGCAGACGACGCGGGAACTGA
- the ssd gene encoding septum site-determining protein Ssd, producing the protein MQNDRVLVLSRDGELLDELLRMAAAAGCEVQRLPDAVAARAPWKAASLVVLDAMSVIEVASAGLPRRAGVVVVCVTPPAEEVWHAAVALGACAVHLVPRDEERIVAAFADAVERPGRRGTVLAVLGGRGGAGASVFAAALARASAGRSERVLLVDGDPVGGGLDLLLGAEERTGLRWSGLGAVGGRLAAATLRAALPSQEIGDGAVTVLSCDRTDGGEPTAEGVEAVVTTACRSGDTVVCDLPRSLPAHAITALTRADLAVIVVPAEVRACASAAALLARLRIHDPPLRLVVRGPSPGGLTSADVQRALGVPVAAAMRPEPGLAAALEHGGLRLRADGPLAKSAATVLDLVRQNDTRGAA; encoded by the coding sequence ATGCAGAACGATCGAGTGCTGGTGCTCAGCCGCGACGGCGAACTGCTCGACGAGTTGCTACGGATGGCCGCCGCGGCGGGCTGTGAGGTCCAACGCCTGCCCGATGCCGTCGCCGCCCGCGCGCCATGGAAGGCGGCGTCCCTGGTGGTGCTCGACGCCATGAGCGTGATCGAGGTTGCCTCGGCGGGGCTGCCACGCCGTGCAGGCGTCGTCGTGGTCTGTGTGACGCCGCCTGCCGAAGAGGTGTGGCACGCCGCCGTGGCGCTCGGCGCCTGCGCGGTTCATCTGGTCCCGAGAGACGAGGAGCGGATCGTCGCGGCGTTCGCCGATGCGGTCGAGCGTCCTGGGAGACGCGGCACAGTGCTGGCTGTTCTGGGCGGTCGAGGAGGTGCGGGCGCCTCCGTCTTCGCTGCCGCCCTCGCCAGGGCCTCGGCGGGCCGATCCGAACGAGTGCTCCTGGTGGACGGAGACCCGGTCGGCGGCGGGCTCGACCTCCTGCTGGGCGCGGAGGAACGGACCGGGCTGCGATGGTCGGGGCTCGGGGCGGTCGGCGGTCGTCTCGCCGCCGCCACGTTGCGGGCGGCACTGCCCAGTCAGGAGATCGGCGATGGCGCGGTGACGGTCCTGTCGTGTGATCGAACCGACGGCGGGGAGCCTACGGCGGAGGGTGTCGAGGCCGTCGTGACGACTGCCTGCCGATCCGGTGACACGGTCGTCTGTGATCTGCCCCGATCGTTGCCAGCGCACGCGATCACGGCGCTGACCAGGGCTGATCTCGCAGTGATCGTCGTGCCTGCGGAGGTGCGTGCGTGTGCCTCGGCGGCAGCTCTGCTTGCTCGGCTTCGGATTCACGACCCACCGCTGCGGCTCGTGGTGCGCGGGCCGTCCCCTGGCGGTCTCACGTCGGCCGACGTGCAGCGTGCCCTCGGCGTCCCGGTAGCGGCCGCGATGCGTCCGGAACCCGGTCTTGCGGCTGCATTGGAGCACGGTGGGCTACGACTGCGTGCCGACGGACCGCTGGCGAAGTCCGCAGCCACGGTGCTCGACCTCGTTCGGCAGAACGACACGAGAGGTGCGGCATGA
- a CDS encoding type II secretion system F family protein — protein sequence MTLGSILLAAALLAAPGVSGVRGRLAVVSGVDGGGRRKAVTDRHLLLIAMCSVGVSVALLFGGIVGLVAGTAGAVVVWCGGRRVARGAVRAPPDPARLAAGWDVLAAGLRAGLTVPAALHLAAEELIEPTRGVLYRVAELLTSGEDPDTAWQPAVDHPPTRELARGARRTAQSGSALAGLAVRLADSARSAAADALEVRAQRAAVLVTGPLGLCFLPAFLCLGILPVVIGLATGLLESW from the coding sequence GTGACCCTCGGGTCGATCCTGCTGGCCGCAGCACTGCTCGCCGCACCGGGGGTCTCGGGTGTCCGGGGCAGGCTCGCCGTCGTGTCGGGCGTCGACGGCGGAGGGCGGCGGAAGGCCGTGACGGATCGGCACCTGCTCCTGATCGCGATGTGCTCGGTAGGCGTATCGGTGGCGCTGCTGTTCGGCGGGATCGTCGGTCTGGTCGCGGGTACGGCGGGCGCGGTGGTCGTGTGGTGCGGCGGGCGCCGAGTGGCGCGCGGCGCCGTCCGTGCCCCGCCCGACCCGGCTCGTCTGGCCGCAGGGTGGGACGTTCTGGCGGCAGGACTGCGCGCGGGGCTGACTGTGCCTGCCGCGCTGCACCTGGCGGCGGAGGAGCTCATCGAGCCCACTCGAGGGGTGTTGTACCGGGTTGCCGAGCTGCTCACGTCAGGGGAGGACCCGGACACGGCCTGGCAGCCTGCGGTGGATCATCCGCCGACCAGGGAGCTCGCCCGTGGCGCCCGACGGACGGCGCAGTCCGGCAGCGCGCTGGCGGGACTGGCGGTTCGGCTCGCCGACTCCGCTCGGTCTGCGGCGGCCGATGCACTGGAGGTGCGAGCTCAACGTGCTGCGGTGCTGGTCACCGGGCCACTCGGACTGTGCTTCCTGCCTGCCTTCCTCTGTCTCGGGATTCTTCCGGTCGTCATCGGCCTGGCCACAGGCCTACTCGAATCATGGTGA
- a CDS encoding bifunctional DNA primase/polymerase: MDWSASWRDAFRIELRAEAIGLAGRDWPVFPGTYLDDTLPVGEQWVGRAGHTQHGPAPVQEDWQTLLPASLADNVSWWAARPYSLLLATGLGIDVIEVDAALGRPVAGALRRAGLLVPTLATPDGRWLFLVASGAPLNLELAEREGVVLHAKGSWVPLAPSPVVHGVVHWRVKPETCDWTLLPSAQVQETIAEVAFGLDPIRDDQDGLVGAER, from the coding sequence ATGGACTGGTCGGCGAGCTGGCGGGATGCCTTCCGTATCGAACTCCGCGCGGAGGCGATCGGTCTGGCCGGTCGGGACTGGCCGGTCTTTCCCGGCACGTACCTCGACGACACGCTCCCCGTCGGTGAGCAGTGGGTGGGCCGAGCCGGGCACACCCAACACGGCCCCGCCCCGGTTCAAGAAGACTGGCAGACCCTGCTGCCCGCTTCGCTGGCCGACAACGTGTCCTGGTGGGCCGCCCGTCCGTACAGCCTGCTGCTGGCCACCGGTTTGGGAATCGACGTCATCGAGGTCGACGCCGCCCTCGGCAGGCCGGTGGCGGGTGCACTGCGGCGTGCGGGCCTGCTCGTGCCGACGCTGGCCACCCCCGACGGCCGCTGGCTGTTCCTCGTCGCCTCGGGCGCCCCGCTGAACCTTGAACTGGCCGAGCGGGAAGGAGTCGTGCTGCACGCGAAGGGAAGCTGGGTGCCGTTGGCGCCCTCCCCCGTGGTGCACGGCGTCGTCCACTGGCGAGTCAAGCCGGAGACCTGCGACTGGACCCTGCTGCCCTCCGCGCAGGTGCAGGAGACGATCGCGGAGGTGGCGTTCGGGCTGGACCCGATTCGCGACGATCAGGACGGACTGGTCGGCGCCGAGCGCTGA
- a CDS encoding Rv3654c family TadE-like protein, whose translation MSGTSVPAAEVDDCGAATPLAPALLAALMLVILIGLHLGSVIVARHRAEGAADLAALAAAGRSMAGEAVACERARRVTDRMGVRLERCALAGFDVVVEVHRDVTGPLPVPGIVAARARAGWR comes from the coding sequence ATGTCCGGGACCTCGGTACCGGCGGCGGAGGTTGACGACTGCGGCGCGGCGACCCCGTTGGCGCCTGCGCTGTTGGCGGCCCTGATGCTGGTGATCCTTATCGGACTGCACCTCGGCTCGGTCATCGTCGCTCGACACCGGGCCGAGGGCGCCGCCGACCTCGCCGCGCTCGCGGCGGCGGGACGGTCCATGGCAGGCGAGGCCGTCGCGTGTGAGCGGGCTCGGCGGGTCACCGATCGGATGGGCGTCCGGTTGGAGCGTTGCGCGCTCGCGGGTTTCGACGTCGTGGTCGAGGTTCACCGTGACGTGACCGGTCCGTTGCCGGTGCCCGGTATCGTTGCGGCAAGGGCCAGAGCAGGCTGGAGATGA
- a CDS encoding type II secretion system F family protein — protein sequence MVSAALLTWSAALLTWPGRSARSRVRLLRPAVDRRPASRRRSPRLGRFFAVGIGLGVGWMSAAVAGAVAGAMLAATWWSRLAARRSWRRGLAEVRGWADALGMMSAELRAGAAPAEAAAGAARDAEPTVAGVLVAIASTARLGGDVPARLRTAAVDRPRCAEALARLGRSWAAAERRGVPLAEALDAVRRDLDFRVKTANGLAARMAGPRATGVVLASLPLLGVALGEAMGAGPLEVLFGGELGRLLLVVGVALDCLGVWWIGRITVQTGWSA from the coding sequence ATGGTGAGTGCGGCACTGCTGACCTGGAGCGCCGCACTGCTGACCTGGCCGGGGCGATCTGCTCGGTCGAGGGTGCGACTCCTGCGGCCTGCGGTGGATCGGCGGCCCGCATCGCGACGTCGCAGCCCGCGTCTCGGTCGATTCTTCGCCGTCGGCATCGGCCTGGGAGTGGGCTGGATGTCGGCCGCAGTGGCCGGTGCGGTGGCGGGGGCGATGCTGGCGGCGACGTGGTGGAGTCGCCTTGCGGCTCGAAGGAGTTGGCGACGCGGCCTTGCGGAGGTTCGAGGGTGGGCCGATGCACTCGGCATGATGAGTGCGGAGCTGCGTGCAGGCGCCGCACCGGCCGAGGCGGCAGCAGGGGCGGCACGGGATGCCGAGCCCACGGTCGCGGGAGTTCTCGTCGCGATCGCGTCCACCGCAAGGCTCGGTGGCGACGTTCCGGCCAGGCTGCGTACCGCAGCCGTCGACCGACCACGGTGTGCGGAGGCGCTGGCCCGTCTCGGACGGAGTTGGGCGGCGGCCGAACGACGGGGCGTGCCCTTGGCCGAGGCGCTCGACGCGGTTCGCCGAGACCTCGACTTCCGGGTCAAGACGGCCAACGGTCTGGCGGCGAGGATGGCAGGTCCGCGTGCTACCGGCGTGGTGCTCGCCTCGCTGCCTCTCCTCGGCGTGGCGCTGGGCGAGGCGATGGGTGCTGGTCCGTTGGAGGTTCTCTTCGGCGGCGAACTCGGACGACTCCTGCTCGTCGTCGGCGTCGCTCTGGACTGCCTCGGTGTCTGGTGGATCGGACGAATCACGGTGCAGACGGGGTGGTCCGCGTGA
- a CDS encoding DUF4244 domain-containing protein gives MLRRDSRRAVPLPSWHAAGCVVGGERTTGGRHREAAADGAIERWRPDRPAVRRLILLLRADEGMNTVEYAVGTIAAAGFAALFYTIVTGDSVRSALTALIQQALSVNL, from the coding sequence ATGCTGCGTCGAGACTCGCGCCGTGCGGTCCCGCTGCCGTCCTGGCACGCCGCAGGCTGTGTCGTCGGGGGTGAGCGAACAACGGGCGGACGACATCGCGAAGCGGCTGCGGACGGCGCGATCGAACGATGGCGACCGGATCGTCCTGCGGTGCGCAGACTCATCCTGCTCCTGCGCGCCGACGAGGGAATGAACACGGTGGAGTACGCGGTGGGAACCATCGCAGCTGCCGGATTCGCCGCCCTCTTCTACACGATCGTGACCGGTGATTCCGTCAGGTCGGCGCTCACCGCGTTGATTCAGCAGGCCTTGTCGGTGAATCTGTGA
- a CDS encoding TadE family type IV pilus minor pilin: protein MSGRADPDRRCRGTPRFPWRADDRGAVTIEAAFGICALLVTLIGGLGGLSAVTAQIRCLDAATAAARLVARGADDAAVAAVHRIAPRGAELDVAIVGEEVEVTVGVAAVPLIPQIRLRAVAWTLAEPGVVATEPGSPAATDATDSPNGSAGSDVPERRQAPEGPAVPDAQDGQDAIDGRQTDDQAAAGDPGPAGDPGPAGDRADPGGRHGAAGQGDADGAGEDWSGGTISARGDPGDGGDDARGDPKVWNTNIGDTVAKDADVRDLGTGGGG, encoded by the coding sequence ATGAGTGGCCGAGCCGACCCGGATCGCCGATGTCGGGGTACGCCGCGATTTCCCTGGCGTGCCGACGATCGAGGTGCTGTCACGATCGAGGCCGCCTTCGGCATCTGCGCGCTGCTGGTGACGCTGATCGGCGGGCTCGGCGGGCTGTCGGCCGTCACAGCACAGATCCGCTGCCTGGACGCCGCGACGGCGGCGGCCCGCCTGGTGGCGCGAGGTGCCGATGACGCGGCGGTGGCGGCGGTGCATCGCATCGCGCCGAGGGGAGCCGAACTCGACGTGGCGATCGTGGGGGAGGAGGTCGAGGTGACGGTGGGTGTGGCTGCGGTTCCGTTGATTCCCCAGATCCGGCTGCGAGCCGTGGCCTGGACGCTTGCCGAACCGGGCGTCGTCGCGACCGAGCCGGGCAGCCCAGCGGCCACGGACGCTACCGACTCCCCGAACGGCTCAGCAGGCTCAGATGTCCCGGAACGCCGGCAGGCCCCGGAAGGCCCGGCTGTTCCGGACGCTCAAGACGGTCAGGACGCGATCGACGGGCGCCAGACTGACGACCAGGCTGCGGCAGGCGACCCCGGCCCGGCAGGCGACCCCGGCCCGGCAGGCGACCGGGCCGACCCGGGTGGCCGCCACGGTGCGGCAGGCCAGGGGGATGCCGACGGCGCAGGAGAGGACTGGTCCGGCGGCACTATCAGCGCACGAGGTGATCCAGGGGACGGCGGTGATGATGCACGGGGTGACCCGAAGGTCTGGAACACGAACATCGGCGACACCGTCGCCAAGGACGCCGATGTCCGGGACCTCGGTACCGGCGGCGGAGGTTGA